The Topomyia yanbarensis strain Yona2022 chromosome 3, ASM3024719v1, whole genome shotgun sequence nucleotide sequence GAGCGGGAAGAAGATCCACCGCTTCAACCCAGTACTCCACGCCGAGGTCGTTTTCTTGGTCTGCTAGGATTGCTTACCGGGTTAACGCTCGGTGATTCATTGGACGATAGTGATCATCCTCGTATTGGAGCACCCTCTGGGATAGTGAAAATTAACATCGGAAGACCGTTGGCCGAATCATTTTATCATTATATGTATAATCCGTACTATTATGGCAGCGTTCCGTCTATCAATATAAAAATTCCGCTGAGGCCCGAGTCCGGTCATGAAGGGTATGGTGTAGTTGATTTCGGAGTAGGTGCTAGTTCTGGTGCTTTCGGAGGACAAGTTGGACAGTTAGGGCCTCATGGTGGAAATCAGTTCATCGAACCGAGACCAATTCTCTCGGATGTGTTGGTGTGTATAAAAGATGTCAATTAAAACATATTTTACAAGTGACGAATCATATTTCTTTGAAATCATTTTCTTTTATCATTCCTTTAGGAATCCACTGAAACAACTATTGCAGAAGAAACCCCTAAAAAACCTAAAAAAGTTCTAAGTATCAGGAGCTCTAAGTTGCCCTACTCCCGAATAATACGCAGCACTATCAGAAGTGACATTACCGAGGATGAACAAATAGCATCAGTTGTAAGTGTCGACAAGTTTGAACAAACTAGTCCGACAACTACCAACCTTGCCGTAGAAGATACACTGGAACTAGAGTCAACTACAACAGCGACAACCGAGCAACCACTGATACTGCATGCTACGGCAATCCCAATCATCGAGGATAACTCAATCACCACTCAAGCGTCAGAGCCGCCTTCGTTCCCAGTTCCACAGTCGTATATCGTCCATGACGGCAGTCTTCCGGATCCGTCAATCATCAGCATTACGACAGCCGAGCCTGAGCTTAGTTTCAAACCAAGTCGTCCGGACAAATTGCAGGATTCGTGCATAAACCGAGATGAATTTCGTCCGGTTGTTAAAATCTAATCTATGTGTTGAAGTTGCGTTGTAgtcttaaaataaaaagtttaaaataactcaCTCGATTAAAATTATTCCTGAAAGTAAAGAATATACAgtggaacctccatttacgaaccaaacctgGGGTTAGTAAATTGAattggttcgtaaaaaaagttttccttataTGGGATGCAGATCGTAACATTCTTATAGAATTTGCTTTCGTACAAGCAGTTTACAAAATTGAATGATTATATAACTTAAAAATTATTCTGCATTAAATAGGTTGGTAGGAATGCTTATGTTCCAGATATTCCAAGAATTAATGAGGTAATACGTTCAATTGATGTTTATAGTCATCGAAGAACTTTTTGAAATACAGAACGTAAGATCTATAAGAGCCATAAATAATTAACATGTTGATGATTTTTTCTCTGTGTGTTCTTTGAGATTAATGACATAATGCTCTATATCAGTGATTCTAAACTTGGGGTCCACCGACGGAATCCGTTACAAACAATACTTGAGGTAAATTTGTCAGTGCCATTCCCATTAAAATGTGGTTGACAAATAGCGCTGTGCACCTAGCCTGGTCAGATTCGTACGTACCAGTTTTGTAATcagacggcacattacggaaaaCAATGCTCCAAAGTCGCTAAGAAAAATCTACCTTATACAACCaatacaaaaaaaagttttcaacagATGCAGATAAAACACAATCCATTGGCCAACCAATAACTAATGCGCTTTGTATATCGAAACTAGCTTTCTTTACCAACAACAAAATAGCAACGATTGTTCTAGTATCTCCAAACAAACAACCAGCACCATACATGCCGATAAAGCCGGATTTGCAACAGCGACGCGTAAaagcaagaaacaaataagaacttcATGCACCGATATGTAAAATATGGACGTaaacgataacgcgaaagaagGTAAATGGGTTGACACCCGCCAAGAAAAAAGTTCTCAAGACGCAGCAGCAAGATTCATTTACAAAACTTTCCTGTCCGCAATAACTTTGTGTTATTCTTTTATTCTTACCTAATGTAGAAATATGCAAAACTCCACGGCTCAATTATGTTAACCCATTGAGTCGTgtcaaacaaataaaaaaaatcgaagccAGGTCGCAATaacccagggtgatttcgaAGGGGCGCGTGGTATGAAAAAGTTTGCAAGGAGAAGTTCAACGAATGTCACAGGTCAATTAAGGTCGTCCTTGTGCACAGGTCTAAAGATCTGCGTAAATAATAGCAGATAAAATGATTCTATAGAGGGTAGTGgcccaattcggacctagtaagggtttatgagctatagaactggaacgtgtaacccgattcacaaataaatctttttttttctcctGAAATCTtgatcaattgcgcacatttttttctaagtcGACTTTTTTCGATCTTTTACTGTTGTTACCTCGAGCTGCTCAGGGTAGGAGAAATTATGCTTGTCGGTGGTGAATATGAATGTCACCCACCATCATATGCACTCATTTAGAGGGTGACCCATTTGCCTTCGGTAATATCACAGACAATGCAACCAGACGAGGACCAGCAAACGGGTGTACTTACGTAGGGGATGCTCAAAAGCTACGACCTGATTAGACTTCCTGGACGACAACCAACGACGAGGGCTGGCGACTCCTTTTGAGTCCGAAATTCGAGCAAAATCGAAACGTGATGCAAATTCACTAACCCAAGGTTCAGTTAAGTTACAATATCACTAATCTTCGTCATTAAACATCTTAACTCTATTTATTACTTATAAATAACCTAATTCTAAGTGACGTCACTTGCTACTTGCGGTTTGGTTTGACGGGTGTAGACGGAAGATGGCCGGATCGTCGACTGGGTGACATGTTGGTGGTTTACGGTGACAATGGCTGTGTATGGCGGCAGTGGCGGTGCGTCGGTTATAACTGGGACTCTGGTCCAACGGTTAGCCGTCGGAGCGTGTATGGCGTGCGTCCTTCGACCGGATAGTGGTATTTTCTTCTCTCGGGAGTAGATTCGACCTGCGGCTTGTGGTTGCCGGTTTTCAGGGTTGTCGGCAGGCAGAAGAATGGCGTGGTGGCTGCCGGGATTGGTTCCAGTGGGGTCTTGGCACGTGGCGACGGACAGAGAGCCGTATGTTGGCGGTAGTTTCCGTTCCTGTTCTTGGTCTCGTCCTGCGAAGGAATAGGTTCCAGATGACAATCTGGAGCCAAGAATAAAAGGTCCTCTGGGGACCTACCCAGAGGTATTAGTTACATAACCATACAACCATGTGGTACCCGCTACCACCTTCCCGTCTACTTTTTTGTAcccaattttttacctttttttccGGTATTTTAATTTGTCTGTG carries:
- the LOC131686936 gene encoding uncharacterized protein LOC131686936, whose amino-acid sequence is MWSQATPVAIVLVLLIVATSGTEREEDPPLQPSTPRRGRFLGLLGLLTGLTLGDSLDDSDHPRIGAPSGIVKINIGRPLAESFYHYMYNPYYYGSVPSINIKIPLRPESGHEGYGVVDFGVGASSGAFGGQVGQLGPHGGNQFIEPRPILSDVLESTETTIAEETPKKPKKVLSIRSSKLPYSRIIRSTIRSDITEDEQIASVVSVDKFEQTSPTTTNLAVEDTLELESTTTATTEQPLILHATAIPIIEDNSITTQASEPPSFPVPQSYIVHDGSLPDPSIISITTAEPELSFKPSRPDKLQDSCINRDEFRPVVKI